TGCAACAGAAAGTGAATAAGAAAATGTTAGCAAACACATCCTTTTGTTTTAAGAAACCAGGGATGTTATATAACAACAATAATTTAGGTCTGGTGTGCTTCACAAGATATCACTAATAATTGAAATGACTGTAAAACATTTATCAATGATGGAGTATACTTTTAGATAAGAAATAAGGACCTACCATTGTCTGGCGTGCTTCACGTGGAGAGACCACTAGTGGATGATTATGATCCTTCACAAACTTTGTTATCACCCATTTTCCAGACTTGTCATATTTGATATGAATCATCGCCTTACAACCTTCCCTTGTGCTGGCTCTTGGTCTGCGAATTGACCCTAATTTCCCTCGGATGTTGAGACAATGACCCTCCTTATTACATCCAAGCCTACGGGCAAGAATCCTACCATCTCTTTCTGAGCGTCGGCAAGACATCACACGCATGACAAATCCAACATGACGGGCATATTCGTCATAGAATACCTTAGCAGCATCTTCAGATTCAAATTCCATGCCTTCATACGGTTCCTGGATAGCATGGTCATCAGAGACACCCAATTCTCCACCAGAAGTACTCTCTAGCACCCTACACCCCTCATTTGGATCCCCTGTCACAGAATAACTTTTCTTTTGAACCCAGCAAAGAGTTTTTTACAATGAAACCATGAAAGTAAACAATGCAGGAGATGACATTTGTTCAATACAAGGAAAAAACTTTAAATTAAAATCGCTCAGTTGCTTCAAATGCAGAAAAGCAAAAAATAAGAATATCCAATCAAAGGGTTCAATGGTTATTTCTCTCTATAGAGAACCATTACGTAGCACACAGGCATAAATCTTACTCTAGTTCTTTTCTTAGCCCCACCCCTTCCCCTCcaagaaaaagaggaaaaaaataaagttgTCTAGTGGAGGAATTCCAGCCCAGCAATCACTAGCACTGCAACCCATGTGAATCTCTGGAAAAATCTCTCACTGATATGTTACATTGAAACAGACTACTGGTTTCTTTGGTTTTGGGTCATGGTTCTTGTTTGAGGCATTGAATTTGAAAGGACTATTGGTCAGGGAATATTGCATCAGGGGAAGCTTTTCCTCGTCTTTATCATTGTTTCCTTTATATAACCATCCCTTAAAAAGTTCTCATTCCCTTCAGGATTTCAATCCCCCTCATAGTTTCCATTAATTTCAAGAACCTACATAAGAGATATAACATATAATTCTATTCACCCCCCAACCATGCTGAAGAGTTT
This portion of the Lotus japonicus ecotype B-129 chromosome 3, LjGifu_v1.2 genome encodes:
- the LOC130745568 gene encoding protein FAR1-RELATED SEQUENCE 5-like, with translation MESQLDDGNDGMEVSEDVGLSTYEVEIHRETYEGDPNEGCRVLESTSGGELGVSDDHAIQEPYEGMEFESEDAAKVFYDEYARHVGFVMRVMSCRRSERDGRILARRLGCNKEGHCLNIRGKLGSIRRPRASTREGCKAMIHIKYDKSGKWVITKFVKDHNHPLVVSPREARQTMDEKDKKIQELTAEIRIKKRLCATYQEQLSSFMKIVEEHSDKLSVKIHHIVNNLKEFEPIEELLHQT